A genomic window from Osmerus eperlanus chromosome 5, fOsmEpe2.1, whole genome shotgun sequence includes:
- the tbxas1 gene encoding thromboxane-A synthase has protein sequence MVPLINTATESLLRNLEDHAESGESFDIHRCFGCFTMDVIASVAFGTQVDSQNDPEDPFVHHAQKFFSFSFFRPIMFVFIAFPFLIAPLANLIPNKRRDDMNSFFISCIQKIIRQREEMPPEQRRRDFLQLMLDSRSSKECVSLEHFDVVNHADEVPHTHQEGGQDAPRRPQGQKRVMTEDEIVGQAFIFLLAGYETSSNTLAFVCYLLAIHPDCQRRLQREVDDFYTRHDAPDYTNVQELKYLDMVICEALRLYPPGFRFARDVDQDCVVNGQFLPKGATLEIPAGFLHYDPEHWPEPDKFIPERFTPEAKANRHPFVYLPFGAGPRSCVGMRLAQLEIKMSLVHVFRRFNIVACPDTKVPLELKSFTTLGPKNGIYVKITRRDTDVVAVTPSPEA, from the exons ATGGTTCCTCTCATCAACACAGCCACAGAGTCCTTGCTGAGGAACCTGGAGGACCATGCAGAATCAGGGGAGAGCTTCGACATCCACAG GTGTTTTGGCTGCTTCACCATGGACGTGATTGCCAGTGTAGCCTTCGGTACCCAGGTGGACTCCCAGAACGACCCGGAAGACCCCTTTGTCCACCACGCCCAGAAGTtcttctccttttccttctTCAGACCCATCATGTTCGTGTTCA TTGCCTTCCCGTTCCTCATCGCCCCCCTGGCCAACCTCATCCCCAACAAGAGGAGGGATGACATGAACAGCTTCTTCATCAGCTGCATCCAGAAGAtcatcagacagagagaggagatgccCCCTGAGCAG cgccGGCGCGACTTCCTCCAGCTAATGCTGGACTCACGGAGCAGCAAGGAGTGCGTGTCCCTGGAACACTTCGACGTGGTGAACCACGCAGACGAGGtgccgcacacacaccaggagggcGGCCAGGACGCTCCCAGAAGGCCTCAGGGCCAGAAGAGGGTGATGACTGAGGATGAGATTGTGGGCCAGGCGTTCATCTTCCTGCTGGCCGGGTACGAGACCAGCAGCAACACGCTGGCGTTTGTCTGCTACCTGCTGGCCATCCACCCTGACTGCCAGCGCAGGctgcagagagaggtggatgacTTCTACACCAGAcat GACGCGCCAGACTACACCAACGTCCAGGAGCTGAAGTATTTGGACATGGTGATCTGTGAAGCCCTGCGCCTCTACCCTCCAGGATTCAG GTTTGCTCGAGACGTGGACCAGGACTGCGTGGTGAATGGACAGTTCCTCCCCAAAGGAGCAACCCTGGAGATCCCAGCCGGATTCCTCCACTACGACCCCGAACACTGGCCCGAACCTGACAAGTTCATCCCGGAGAG GTTCACCCCAGAGGCCAAGGCTAACCGACACCCGTTTGTCTACCTGCCGTTTGGGGCCGGGCCAAGGAGCTGTGTGGGAATGCGATTGGCCCAGTTGGAGATTAAAATGTCGCTGGTCCATGTCTTCAGGCGATTCAACATTGTGGCGTGCCCTGACACCAAG GTTCCTCTGGAACTGAAGTCATTCACCACTCTTGGACCCAAGAACGGCATCTACGTGAAGATCACCAGGAGAGACACTGACGTCGTGGCAGTGACTCCCTCACCGGAAGCATAG
- the parp12a gene encoding protein mono-ADP-ribosyltransferase PARP12, whose product MSSVVSQYVTKIICENHGCLDFKQLKQIVDQQFTVADDVLSRILNDSGKIVIIEGKQKAAGCIMSPDSLVVAKTSLHICQKSSGDCTQCHSLHLCRYYVCGNCSFGIKCKNGHKLDSPSNLSLLSSHGLQSLVERELFSLLLQSDPYLLPEICPHYNKGVGEHGSCKFKTSCIKLHLCLHLLQGDCRFGLSCKRAHSFDGAAMKILKGRGLSSENQIMLKQIYKNRLLIQAGPPQPLVTDGPSSCISPQHPAPPGGRKQSSNSTNEGDMNEICLFFIRRHCSFKDQCVRVHYHLPYKWQIQDRDEVTWRDLPNTEDIERAYCDPRTDDSGGILAVNFLTMEMGGSRVRRLSTSSSVTKPPHFILTTQWIWHWKDELGQWLEFGQGDSDGKASITSATLENIFQADIDTEISFSVGKHKYILYLKEMYQQNLTYKTKREVRRRPHFLSGQDVEAKLKCSGSIQPGSSESSSSSLVDVPPNWDKTALADFTYKLVRLSGTQSEYRMVEKMFRSTMTTSTIHSIKRIQNPALWRVFQWQKEQMKQRNGGKTVDEKYLFHGTDSSLIDAICEQNFDWRVCGTNGTLYGKGSYFARDASYSSRYAQGSVSRRIMFVALVLVGEFTRGSGSFVKPPAKRTGKGFYDSCVDRESDPSIFVVFEKHQIYPEYIIKYS is encoded by the exons ATGTCTTCTGTAGTTTCTCAGTATGTTACAAAGATTATTTGCGAGAATCATGGCTGTTTGGATTTTAAACAACTCAAACAGATTGTTGATCAACAATTCACAGTGGCTGATGATGTGCTTTCGCGAATACTTAACGACAGTGGAAAAATCGTTATCATCGAAGGCAAACAAAAGGCCGCTGGATGTATTATGAGCCCTGATAGTCTAGTTGTGGCTAAGACATCTCTACACATCTGCCAGAAGTCGTCTGGAGACTGTACCCAGTGCCACAGCTTACACTTGTGTAGGTATTATGTATGCGGTAACTGTAGTTTCGG GATCAAATGCAAGAATGGACACAAACTGGATTCCCCTTCGAACCTATCACTTCTGAGTAGCCATGGATTGCAGAGCTTGGTGGAAAGGGagttgttctctctcctgttgcAGAGCGACCCTTACCTGTTACCAGAG ATCTGTCCTCACTACAACAAGGGTGTGGGTGAACATGGATCCTGCAAGTTCAAGACCTCATGTATCAAGCTGCACCtgtgcctccacctcctccaaggAGACTGTAGGTTTGGGCTTTCTTGTAAGAGAGCGCACTCCTTCGATGGCGCCGCCATGAAGATCTTGAAAGGGCGTGGTCTCAGCTCTGAGAACCAGATCATGTTGAAACAGATCTACAAGAACAGACTGCTGATCCAGG CTGGCCCACCTCAGCCACTAGTGACGGATGGCCCCAGCTCCTGCATCTCCCCTCAACACCCAGCTCCTCCAGGGGGGAGGAAGCAGTCCTCTAACTCCACCAATGAGGGGGACATGAATGAGATCTGCCTCTTCTTTATTCGCAGACACTGCAGCTTTAAAG ATCAGTGTGTCCGGGTCCACTACCACCTGCCCTATAAATGGCAGATCCAGGACAGAGATGAAGTGACCTGGAGAGACCTTCCTAACACGGAGGACATAGAGAGGGCTTACTGTGATCCTAGGACAGACGACAG CGGAGGGATCCTGGCTGTGAACTTCCTCACCATGGAGATGGGAGGTTCCCGAGTCCGccgtctctccacctcctcctccgtcaccaAACCTCCACACTTCATCCTCACCACCCAGTGGATCTGGCACTGGAAGGATGAGTTGGGACAGTGGCTGGAGTTTGGACAG GGCGACAGTGATGGAAAGGCTTCCATCACCTCAGCGACCCTGGAAAACATCTTCCAGGCTGACATTGACACTGAGATCTCATTTTCTGTTggcaaacacaagtacatcctCTATTTGAAAG AGATGTATCAGCAGAACCTCACATATAAAACCAAgcgagaggtgaggagaagacctcacttcctgtctggacaGGATGTGGAGGCCAAGCTGAAATGCAGTGGGTCCATCCAGCC TGGGTCTTCTgagagctcctcctcctccttggtgGACGTTCCTCCAAACTGGGACAAAACAGCCCTGGCTGACTTTACATACAAG CTGGTTCGACTCTCAGGTACTCAGAGTGAGTACAGGATGGTGGAGAAGATGTTCAGAAGCACCATGACCACAAGCACCATCCACAGCATTAAGAGGATTCAGAACCCTGCTCTGTGGAGAGTCTTCCAATG gcaaAAGGAGCAGATGAAGCAAAGGAATGGTGGGAAAACTGTCGATGAGAAATACCTGTTCCACGGTACCGACTCATCTCTCATCGATGCCATCTGTGAGCAGAACTTCGACTGGAGGGTCTGTGGCACCAATGGAACTCTTTATGGCAAAg GGAGTTACTTTGCCAGAGACGCCTCCTACTCGTCCAGATATGCCCAGGGGAGCGTCAGCAGGAGAATCATGTTTGTGGCTCTGGTCCTGGTGGGGGAGTTCACCAGGGGCAGTGGCAGCTTCGTCAAGCCCCCGGCCAAGAGGACCGGCAAGGGCTTCTACGACAGCTGTGTGGACCGGGAGAGCGACCCGAGCATCTTTGTGGTGTTTGAGAAACACCAGATTTACCCAGAATACATCATTAAGTACTCCTAA